ccatgtctccaccaactagcaaaaaggaaacacaagctttcttgggcgttgtgggtttttggagaatgcatattccaaattacagtctgatcgtgagccctctctatcaagtgacccggaaaaagaatgatttcaaatggggccctgagcaacgacaagcctttgaacagattaaacgagaaatagtccatgcagtagctcttgggccagtccgggcaggacaagatgtaaaaaatgtgctctacactgcagccggggagaatggccctacgtggagcctctggcagaaagcacctggggagacccggggtcgacccctagggttttggagtcggggatacagagggtctgaagcccgctatactccaactgaaaaagagatattggcagcatatgaaggggttcgagctgcttcagaagtggttggtactgaagcacagttgctcctggcaccccgactgccagtgctgggctggatgttcaaaggaaacatcccctctacacaccatgcaactgatgctacgtggagtaaatgggttgcactgatcacccagcgggctcgagtaggaaaccccagtcgcccaggaatcttggaagtgattatggactggccagaaggcaaagattttggattatcaccagaggaggaggtgacacgtgctgaagaagccccactgtataacaaactgccagaagatgagaagcaatatgccctgttcactgatgggtcctgtcgccttgtgggaaagcaccggagatggaaggctgctgtatggagtcctacacgacaagtagcagaaactgctgaaggagaaggtgaatcgagccagtttgcagaggtaaaggccatccagctggccttagacatcgctgaacgggaaaagtggccagtgctctatctctatactgactcctggatggtggcaaatgccttgtggggctggctgcagcaatggaagcaaagcaactggcagcgcagaggcaaacccatctgggctgccacattgtggcaagatattgctgcccgggtagagaaactggttgtaaaggtacggcatgtggatgctcacgtccccaagagtcgggccactgaagaacatcgaaacaaccagcaggtagatcgggctgccaagattgaagtggctgaggtggatctggactggcagcataagggtgaactatttctagctcggtgggcccatgacacctcaggccatcaagggagagatgcaacatacaggtgggctcgtgatcgaggggtggacttgaccatggatattattgcacaggttatccacgaatgtgacacatgcgctgcaatcaagcaagcgaagcgggtaaagcctctgtggtatgggggacgatggctgaaatataaatatggggaggctgggcaaattgactatatcacactcccacagacccgccaaggcaagcgccatgtgcttacaatggtagaaacaacgactggctggctggaaacatatcctgtcccccacgccactgcccggaacactatcctgggtcttgagaaacaagtcctgtggcgacatggcaccccagagaggattgagtcagacaatgggactcatttccgaaatagcctcatagacacctgggccaaagagcacggcattgagtgggtgtatcacatcccctatcacgcaccagcctctgggaaaattgaaaggtacaatggactgttaaaaaccacactgagagcaatggggggtgggacattcaagcactgggatacacatttagcaaaagccacgtggttagtcaacacgaggggatctgccaaccgagctggccctgcccagtcagaaatcctacatactgtggaaggggatagagtccctgtagtgcacacaaaaagtatgctgggcaaaacagtctgggttcttcctgcctctggcaaaggcaaacccattcgtgggattgtttttgctcgaggacctgggtgcacttggtgggtgatgcgggaggatggagaaatccgatgtgtgcctcaaggggatttgattttgggtgaaaacagtcaatgaactgaatggcacaatgtgaactgctatataatattgtgtgtcacctctgtgttgtatcaatgatatcagagtacgagcctcccaacccatggaagatcaactatgaaacaagccgtgcagcagtgatggaacgatgactgactcggtatgcagtaacccaacgccacacaccatctctcccacccggaaagactgatacaacagatggagcccagagtcatggactgcgtgaactcaatggacattttaatggacattttacagggaagatccatgaactaagggaatgatgtccgtgtattatgttaaaggatgggaaggggaggggtggtggttggtacggttgtattgcatcatatgggacctgggcatggtgtaagtggtatggaataaggggtggagaatgtgctggttttggctgagaaggggttaattctcctcactgtgggggtcagctacctttccagcttcccgcgctctgccgcgtggcgtggcagggggggctgggaggggcagggccatggtgggggcggctgaccccgactggccaatggcaggttcattccataccatgtgacaccatgaccagtatattgagggggggcagtggcagcgcgcaggcggcgcggcgtcgggtcggggggcggcgagcggctgcggcgcgtgcggtttgttccggcggttcgttccccctctcccctcccttcccccctcccccggggctttgcgcctctcgttgttctcctttacattgcatttctactgttgtttcttttaattttcattattaaactgttcttatcccaacccacgagcgttacccttctgattctctcccccatctaccggtgggggagtgagcgagcgactgtgtggggctgagctgccgctaaaccacgacactacTGGTCTCCAAATGTTGTGGTGAGTGGCACGAAGGACAGCTGGTAACCACTCCCTTCTGGTGCGTTGTAGGGGTCTAGGCTGGGGCCAATAGTTTTTAACCTCTATATGCAAAGTCCTGCAGTGGGGGAAGAAGAACCTCCTGCACCACTACAGTCCGGGGCCAATGGGCTGTGAAAGAGCTTTGCAGCAGGGGACGTGGGTCCTTGTGGACACCATGAGGTAGCCCGCACCCATGCAGAAATGGCATCCGACATCATTCTGGTCTGGGGTAGGAAGGACTTTACTATCAGATTGCAAAAGTTAGAGGCAtcgaatcacagaatagtttggactggaagagacctttaaaggtcatctagtcaaCACCCCTGCAATGAACAGGGAtatcttcacagaatcacacaggttggaagggacctcagggatcatctagtccaacctttccgggaagagcagagtctaaacaagatggcccagcaccctgtccagacgactcttgaaggtgtccaacgtggccgagtcaaccacttccctggggagattattccaatggttgactgtcctcactgtgaaaaatttccctctggtgtccaatcggaatctccccaagagcaacttgtttccattcccccttgtcctctccgtgggactccatgtaaaaagggagtgtccatcttctttgtaactaccccttaagtactggtgcACGGCGATGAGCTCCCCTCTGAACccccttttctcaaggctgaacaaacccagcactcccagcctatcctcgtatggcaggcttcgcaatcctttgatcatcttggtggcccttctctggaccccttccagcctggccacatcctttttgtacagaggggaccagaactgcacacagcgctccaggtgtggcctgacaagtgctgagtagagtgggcTAATGatgtctttctctctgctggcgatgccctttttggtGCAACCTtgcatcctgttggccttcttggccgcagcagccactgttcgctcatgttgagctttctgtccaccaggacccccaggtccctttccacagagctgctctcctgccaggtggatcccagtctgtgctgcattcCTGGTGCAGTTTCtcaggtgcatgatcttacactttttcttgttgaacttcataaggttcttgctggcccactcctccagcctatccagatctccctgcagagcagctctcccttccggagtgtctacttccccactcaacttggtgtcatcagcaaacttcatcaggctacacttgatgccggtatccagatcacttataaagatgttgaataacattgggcccaatatcgatccctgggggactccacttgtgacaggttgccagtttgagaaagagctatttaccaccaccctttgggtgcggcctgtcagccagttccccacccactgcacagaccacttgtctaggccataacacatcagtttctccaggaggagactatggggcACCgttatcaaaggccttggagaagtccaggtaaacaatgtccacggcctgccccatgtcaaccaggcaagtcactttgtcacagaaggccaccaggtttgtcaagcacgatctgcctttagtgaagccacgttggctttttcccaatcacgtgcttcaattgacttgtgatggcccccaggaggattcattccataactttcccagggattgaagtaaggctgatgggcctagagttacccggatcctccctcgagcccttcttgtagataggggtaacatttgccttcctccagtcctctgggacatcccccgttctccatgacttctcaaagattatttagagcggccttgcgatgatgtcagccagctctctcaacaccctcgggtggatggtgtcagggcccattgatctgtgggggtcaagctcctgcagtagttcatatactaactcttccttcaccgatggtgggttggtgtttggttcGATgggcaattttgttcccaaagcctgggaccctacagtgctgaTAAAGAccaaggtgaagaaggtgttgaggacctctgccttttctgcatcattcgtgattgattctccttttctgtttaacagtgggcctatgttttccttctttttctccttacggttgacatgtctgaagaaccctttcttgttattttttatgtctacagccagtttcaattcaaattgggcttttgcttttctgactgtgtCTCTGCACTCGCTGGCTATGCCCCTGTAGTTCTCGGTGGacaatcctccacttctccatttctggtgtgcttcccttttggatctgagtagacccaggaggtcatggttgagccatgggggcctcttgctccgcttacttccttttcctttgtaggggattatctggctttgtgcttccaatagagagttcttgaagaattcccagctctcactacctcctttgtattccatggaagcctcccatcGATCCGTCCcaattgagccctgagtgcactgaagtttgcgCTTCTAAAATcaagaacccttgtcttagagctgaccttcagcacactcagcaggatcccgaactccacaatgttgtggtcactgcagccaaggctatcactaaccaagatattacaaggcaggctttctcggtttgtgaatagcaagtccagcagcacctcattcctggttggcacatctaacatttgtatcaggaaacagtcctctacaCATTCCAGGTACTTGGTGGATGACACGCcagctgccgtattgttcttccagcagacgtctgggtagttgaagtcacccatcaggaccagattctgttggccagaagcttgctttagtgccccaaatatcactTCGCCGGCTTTGTCaccatggttaggaggtcgatagcagatgcccactgtgaggtcctgcttggagatgacccctttgactttaatccagaggcattcgatagagcagtcgcaatcaccatagttgacttcgatacattctaggtgttccttgatgtagagtgcaactcctccacctcttctaccttgcctgtcttcacgaaagagcttgtaaccatccattgcgatcccccagtcatttgaggtGTCCCACtgtgtttcagttactcctatgatgtcgtacccttctgagagggcacggagctccagctcctcctgtttgttacctagactgcatGCATTcatgtacatacacttgagggGTTTACTCCtgtgtttcacctcttgggagacagctaaggaacctttgtcaccacactgcttggcctgacttactcccccgttggatgtgctggtgtgagcgtttTCTCCACGGATCCCACCCCCCaggtccttcagtttaaagcctgcctcaccaaattagccagcctactgctgaagattcccctAACCCCtttttagacagatggattccatccctccctcgCATGTTGccgtcattgaagaacaccccattgtcgtaaaagccaaacccctcacgaCGGCACCAACCAcatagccaggagttgatatgcattatgcgcctgtttctggctgctcccttccctcgaactggcaaaatggaagagaagatcacttgggcGCCAATgcttttcacttgctcccctaGGGCTCGAAaatcttccttgattttacccaggttgtGGCTCTCAGTGAcgttcatgcctacatgaaatagtaatagCGGATagcagtctgttttcctgatgagttgtggcaccctctcagcaacGTCTCggaccttggctcctgggaggcagcacacctctcgtgactccctgtcaggccggcagatgggtgcctcagtacccttcaacagagagCCACCCACCACAAGCACTCGTCGGTTCTTTTTACGATACCCACTgtgtgttgctggtacagtttccccttgcaggggactttgcagactTTGCTGATGGGTATCCTCAGTcgttaaggcttcatatctgtttctaattgtgatggtggagggtgcaggctgatgtggaatcctgctcttgtgagtcaccagggtccacgGTGCCTCATTCTCGGcggtgtctgccacaggaacatgattctgaagccacctgtctatctctgcctcagctcctcaaATACTGCACAGCCTCTTCACCGTTTCCTGCAGTTCGGCCACCTGACCCTGTGCACACCtcgtgcaggtacttaccttttcatCAGGAGGGGTGTTTCGGCATTTGCCGcaacccactgcctgtactgatgTGTCCTGTCTTACCAGACCCGTCTGGGTGGATGAGTCTGACATCTCAGGGGCTTTCGCTGAACaaacagtggttttagctctgaggcgaGTGCTCACCATTTTGCCCAAGGCCAAAGCACTTGCCTGAGCTGTAGACCTACAAGCGGGCTGTGGCATCCTCCTGCTCGCCCTGCCTGCACGAACTGCCGCCCCACGCCCTGTTTGCCTGTCCTGTTCGCCACGCTCCTGGTCGCTCGCACTCCCTAGGGGCTGTTTAAATCTCCCGCCATTGCTTCTGGCAATGCCCCACGCTGCGTCAGCTGCACGTCAGCCTTGCTCGCGAGAGCTGCCGGCTCCTGAcgggtccctctgctcacccccAGGCTTCTTGGGTACGAGGAACCGCTCTGCCTGCCCCGATCTAGCACTGCGCCACGGGACTCGCCCTTGCCGCCGCTGAGCTCCTCGCCGACTGATTCACCTAGATCAGGTTTTTCAGGGTcttgtccaacctgaccttgaatgtttccagggctggggcatctaccaccttgctgggcaacctgtgccagtgtttcagcctcatagtaaaaaatttcttccttatatccagtctgaagCTGACCTCttctagtttaaagccattacacCTTGCTCTATCACTACAGGacctactaaaaagtctgtccccatctaCCTTATAATCCCCTTTAAGTATCCAAAGGcagcagtaaggtctcccctgagcctatgcttctccaggctgaaacaACCCCATctccctcagcctgtcctcatagatGTGTTCCATCCGTCTGACCATTTTTGTAGCTGTCGTCAGGGCTCGCCTCAACAGGTCTCACCAGAGCgtagcagaggggcagaatcccctccctcaacctgctggccatgcatcttttgatgcagcccaggatatagTTGACTTTCTGGACCGAGAGCACgtattgctggctcatgtccagcttttcatccaccagtatcctCAAGCCCCTCTCCACAGGACTGCTCTGAATCCCCTCATCCCCTAGCTggtattgatactgggggttgcccctacacaggtgcaggaccttgcactgggccttgttgaacctcatgaggttcacatgggccctCTTCTTGAGTTTGTGAAGTTGATCCCTCTTCTTGGCTCAGCACAGCTGACACCACAACTGCTATGAAGGATTTCCCGTTCATGGCTCCCCAGTATGAGAGAGACACAGCCATAATAGCACAAGTTCAGCAAAGGGCCACAGAGACCATGAAGTGGCTGGAGCCCCTGAGGCAGGAGGCGCTGCGATACATAGGGTTGTTCaccctggaggagagaaggcccCGATGCACGCTTCTTAGCAATGGGTAAAAgagctgatgggaaggagtcTGGACCACAGAGCCAGACTGCCCTGAGTCCTGTCCAGTGAAGGGGCAGCAGGTAATAGGCAcatactgaaatacaggaatttccatgaaaaggtaagaaaagaGTATGTTAATGTGAGGGTGGTAAAGCTCCATCTGGGGTTACCACGGACAAGTTGTGGTTTCTCTGGCCTTGTAGGTATTCAGAGCCAGGCAGGACTTAGCCCTGAGCGTCCTCCAAAGGCTGGCCATGCTTTGAGCAGGGGCAGTTGGGGTAGACAATGTccataggtcccttccaacctcaaggCTCCTGCGATTCTGTCATGGGCAGAAGACAGGTGATGCACGGCTGctgcaaagaaggaagaagtgtTTGGGAACATGGGAAtcaagggcagccttggctaCCACAGCACAGGAACACTAGGTTTGAAGAGCTGTTGTCAGGGAGGAAAGTGAGTATCATCTGATACTGAGTAGCATCTGATTTCCTGACAGTGGACAGAGAGCAGGCTGCCTGTGGGGAGTCAGGGCCTTCTCTCTCCCAGCGGTCACCTCTAAGTTctcccaggctgctctgccctttGAAAGAGTTGAAGGAAGGAGGGGTATCCCTCCCAGCCTGAGTAAACTTGAGCCGTACAAGCCAGCTGATGTGCtacagggcagggctgctgtaAAGGAAGACCTAGACCAGCGGGAGCACTGGGCCAAAGGAACCTCACGGTGTTAAGAAGGACACGTGGCAAGTGCTGCATCTGGAAAGGAAGAACCTCTTACATCAGTATGGCCTGGGGAATGGACCAGGCTACGCTCTTAGAGACCTGAAACCTCCTCTGGGTAGACCTGAGCCGTGGGGCAGGGTCACCCTTGGAGAGACGCTTGAAGGGTGGAAGGCAATGGACATACAGGCCTCGTCTTCCTGGACCAAGACAGCCGGCTGTGGGAGGGGGCACTCCTGAATGCTCcgtggaggaaaagaaaaggtcacAGAAAATATCTCCCCACAGGTTGGGACTCTTGCTTGGTTCTCAAGCGTTACATCTTTTCCTGGCAGTAGTGCCTCACCATGCCTCCTTTCCCATGCCCCAAAGGCCTCCTCAGTTTGGAGTATAACCCAGCGCTGTTGGGGAAGCAAGGAaacttcccccacctccccagcgaGTGGTGTCTGTCAGGACCCTGCAGTGCCACGTGCCTGGGGATGCTGAGGGGATGAGGGGACGTGCTCAGCAGGGCCCTGGGTACAGAAGCAGCTCTGAGACTGCACTGAGGAGGTGATGcacttccctgccctgcagacATGGAGGCAGCTGGGATGTGTCTCAGGAGGGCAAGGGAATGCCTTCAGAAGCCAAGCTTCCCGGGATAGACTCTCCCTACCCATGGTGAGTCACACTCTAATGTTGGATTGGCCGTGTGCCAGCCTTTATGTGTGAGGCCAAGCCAGGAGTGCGTGCTGTCTGCAGGCTTGTATCCCACGCAGGGCTGAATTCCCCTGAGGCCAGGGCcgctccatccctgccccaggaaAATCGTCTTTGAGCACTGGCTGCACCCGAGTACACAGCTCCAGGGCAGGCCATTGTGTGTCCCGCTGGTCAGGGTCCTAAGCATGCAGCCAAACTGCATGGTGGTGTGAGGAGAGTGGGAGGAACAAGGTTCTGTCCAGAGCCACAACACACCCGCCTTgtagggaggagggaggggccCAACTTATTGTGGGGCTTTGGGAGGGCAACGTTCTCATTCCACAAGCCCGCAGATGTCATTGTTAGGAGACCCCCAGAGACTGCCACAAGAGGGGATGACTTTACCATAGACACTGGCCAAAGTTTGCAGGAATGGGAAGCTTTCCTTGGGAGAAGACATTTGTAACCACAGCACAGCCCACCTGCCCACAGAGGCAATGGTCAGTGATTGCTGGAGCGAGCATGGGGGCAgtcaaggaggaggaaggatgcgGCGTGTCCCCATTCGCAGAAGCCTTCGGGCACCAGGGAGAAGACAGCATTGGTGGGAAGATATGCCCATCTTCCTGCACAGGCTGTTGAAAACATCTCACCAGATTTCCCCAGACCCATGTCCTCCCTCTCCACAGACCTCCCCAGCTCTTGGGGACACACCTTTTGCCTGTGTTGACATGATTCTGTGCAAGAAATCCTTGGGCCTCTCATCCCCTTCCTTCAAAAGAGCCTCCGTGGCCTAATGGTCATgtcagaaatgaggaaataaaatggcaggCTTGACgtaaaccaaaacacagcctgtGCCATCAGGTAGGATATTTTTCTCTGGAGGTGAGTCTGTTGGAAAATTACTGCCCGCGTGCAGTGACTGAGGGCCTGGGGCAGTGCAGGAGCAGTATAAAAGCAGGCCCTTCCCGTCACTCTCTCACCCACTCCTCTCGCCTCGATTTCCTTGGGAACAAGGTGAGCTGAAGccctttcctgtctttctcagctgcctcctccttttcctacTGTGGGATTTCTCAGCCCACACTTGgctctttttcccctgctgtgtcTTCAGTCCCCATGCCACGGTAGAGGGATGGTGTGGCTTCGAGAGAGGCTGGGCTGAGGTGTCTGCTGAGCTGGTGCTATGTGGGTTTAGTCGTTCTTCTTGGAGCTCTTTTGGGCTGAGGGAAATGGTATTCCTCATCGTCCTGGGGTGACAGGCTGCACCtcacccacccctccccccccatgctctgcttccccctgcccactcTCACAGGTGCACCTCCCGCCCCgagacatgtcctgctacaacccgtgcctgccctgccagccctgcggcccgaccccgctggccaacagctgcaatgagccctgtgtcaggcagtgccaggactcCACCGTCATCATCCAGCCCTCCcccgtggtggtgaccctgcccggccccatcctcagctccttcccacagagcaccgCCGTGGGATCCTCCACCTCCGCTGCCgttggcagcatcctcagctctcagggagtgcccatctcctccgggggcttTGGCCTCTCCGGCTTTGGCAGCGGCTACTGCGGCAGGAGCTGCCTCCCCTGCTAAAGCTGCTGGCGATGGCCCTGGGGAAGGCCCCCAGGGACCCACAAGATGGCACTGGAGTGCGGATGGAGGGTCGGCTGGTTGCTTTCAGAAGGGCTGAGCCACACCGGCAGCCCATCAGGCAGATGGACACCTGGCAGGGTCTCGGCCACAGCCATGGGGCGAAGACTCCTATCTGAGCCTGGTGCTCCCTGCGCTGGGACCAGCACTCAGAACGACCACAGTTCCCTCTTCTGCCTCAGTAAAGTTCTGCTGCATCCCAGTCCATGCCTCTGTGTCATCCTTTCCTCTGTAGAATCTCTCCCATGATGCCCAGGGAGAGAGATGTTGCTCCCTGGTCATTCTGGCAGGGTGGTCTTTGGGATGGTTGTGCAATGGTTGTTATCACAA
The DNA window shown above is from Phalacrocorax aristotelis chromosome 23, bGulAri2.1, whole genome shotgun sequence and carries:
- the LOC142067694 gene encoding feather keratin 1-like; translation: MSCYNPCLPCQPCGPTPLANSCNEPCVRQCQDSTVIIQPSPVVVTLPGPILSSFPQSTAVGSSTSAAVGSILSSQGVPISSGGFGLSGFGSGYCGRSCLPC